In Eriocheir sinensis breed Jianghai 21 chromosome 23, ASM2467909v1, whole genome shotgun sequence, a single window of DNA contains:
- the LOC127002506 gene encoding uncharacterized protein LOC127002506 isoform X1 has translation MMKQRETGIYTNDFLEFIGSGHSTVPKDTYDLVVTSGGMGEGHISHSGLDDVVRVAKNGGFVIIVMRHEFLQTVPSYKDKLEPYMDQLEADGKWKKVERRIVPNYFCDKEGLVFVFRITKPE, from the exons atgatgaagcagcgggagactggcatctataccaacgacttcctggagtttatcggcagcggacactccaccgtgcccaaag acacatacgacctggtggtcacctcgggcggtatgggcgaaggtcacatctcacacagtggcctcgacgacgttgtgcgcgtcgcaaagaacg gaggcttcgtgatcatcgtgatgcgccatgagttcctacagaccgtgccttcctacaaggacaagctggagccttacatggaccagctggaggcggacgggaagtggaagaag gtggagcggcgcatcgtcccaaactatttctgtgacaaggagggtctcgtcttcgtcttccgcatcactaagcctgagtga
- the LOC127002506 gene encoding uncharacterized protein LOC127002506 isoform X2 — translation MMKQRETGIYTNDFLEFIGSGHSTVPKGGFVIIVMRHEFLQTVPSYKDKLEPYMDQLEADGKWKKVERRIVPNYFCDKEGLVFVFRITKPE, via the exons atgatgaagcagcgggagactggcatctataccaacgacttcctggagtttatcggcagcggacactccaccgtgcccaaag gaggcttcgtgatcatcgtgatgcgccatgagttcctacagaccgtgccttcctacaaggacaagctggagccttacatggaccagctggaggcggacgggaagtggaagaag gtggagcggcgcatcgtcccaaactatttctgtgacaaggagggtctcgtcttcgtcttccgcatcactaagcctgagtga